A genome region from Bacteroidota bacterium includes the following:
- the folB gene encoding dihydroneopterin aldolase, translating to MSKILIENIKIYAYHGCLEEENKIGSDYLIDIKVNLDYSKASKTDDLNYTVNYAEINRAIHEEMAIKSCLLEHVGQRIINRIFKDFDKIKKIKLKLSKVNPPMGGDVEKVSVLMKGKRHP from the coding sequence ATGTCGAAAATTCTAATTGAAAACATTAAAATCTATGCTTATCACGGTTGTCTGGAAGAAGAGAACAAGATTGGCTCCGACTATTTAATCGATATAAAGGTTAATCTCGATTATTCAAAGGCTTCAAAAACAGACGACCTCAACTACACTGTAAACTATGCTGAAATTAACAGAGCTATTCACGAAGAAATGGCTATAAAATCATGTTTACTGGAACATGTTGGACAAAGAATAATAAATAGAATCTTTAAGGATTTCGATAAAATCAAAAAAATAAAATTAAAACTATCGAAGGTAAACCCACCAATGGGGGGTGATGTTGAAAAAGTATCGGTATTAATGAAAGGAAAAAGGCATCCTTAA
- a CDS encoding thioesterase family protein: MQFEIEEGIVFEVVKLVGENDTAEFYGSGNLKVFATPAMVALMELTALKSVSFLKEKYGYDTVGTEINVKHIKATPLNDEVKCISKLVKVDGRALEFEIEAFDSNGKIGSSIHKRFVIDPEKFMAKLQ; the protein is encoded by the coding sequence ATGCAATTCGAAATAGAAGAAGGAATAGTTTTTGAAGTGGTTAAGCTTGTTGGGGAGAATGATACTGCGGAATTTTACGGTTCGGGAAATCTAAAAGTTTTTGCGACTCCTGCAATGGTTGCTTTAATGGAGCTAACCGCTTTAAAATCGGTTTCGTTTCTCAAGGAAAAATATGGTTACGATACGGTAGGAACCGAAATTAATGTAAAACATATTAAAGCAACTCCGTTAAATGACGAAGTAAAATGTATTTCGAAACTGGTAAAAGTCGATGGGAGAGCTCTGGAATTTGAAATTGAAGCTTTCGACAGCAATGGAAAAATAGGCAGCTCTATTCATAAACGTTTCGTGATAGATCCTGAAAAATTTATGGCGAAGCTGCAGTAA
- a CDS encoding tetratricopeptide repeat protein has translation MRTYFIKYTSTFLLLLASLQLLAQSADDAISAQHFFENGDYNSAIPLLEKLYQHNPGNIIYYNNLLTSYVKIKRLDSAESLINSTYTKYPYRTSCLVDQGYIEKKKGNRKKSEEYYNEAINKVTERPNSAHSISNQFQKYLETEWALKAYITAENYNSTLNFAIQKANLYGELGNVDSMLSNYFVLIEKQPERKNAVKRYLQNFIKQNPSPEINEKVKNTILLKIQETNEPAFSELLLWYFTEKKKYDSAFVQAKSLYKRNYSDLKIIQFLGEDALKVGQKGTAEKCFKYVRTEDQSGENYFKATKSLLEMQEDKAKNKMSHDEIITEYQEAIKKEPLNFEHFSLILSYAEFIAFVTNNSDKALEILEKETTPYKQYDNIIASKYILEGDIYMIKQEFTKSFLAYQKAETWTKDQYVADEAKFKGVKVAFYKGDFKWALGQAKVLKKSVSKWYANDSAELLITLQNSYSSDSSDVPLKLYAKADLLKMQGQNDSSYAYYNQIIQSFPNHYLVPTSLYAQSDILEKSMAYNRSIETLKTLYSKFPDNNLAPFALLRLSEVYLHKLKNEEEAKEWLRELLLKFPDSTLAENARELYDEIEN, from the coding sequence ATGCGAACTTATTTCATAAAATACACAAGCACATTTCTGCTATTACTTGCATCCCTGCAATTATTGGCACAATCGGCCGATGATGCAATTTCGGCCCAACATTTTTTCGAAAATGGCGATTATAACTCTGCCATCCCATTACTCGAGAAACTATATCAGCATAATCCGGGGAATATAATTTACTATAATAATTTACTGACTTCATATGTTAAAATAAAAAGACTGGATTCTGCCGAAAGCTTAATTAACTCGACATATACAAAATATCCATATCGAACATCGTGCTTGGTTGATCAGGGATATATAGAAAAGAAAAAAGGCAATCGGAAAAAATCGGAAGAGTATTATAATGAAGCAATTAACAAAGTAACGGAGAGGCCTAATTCAGCACATAGTATAAGCAATCAGTTTCAAAAGTATCTGGAAACCGAATGGGCTTTGAAGGCGTATATCACTGCAGAAAATTATAATTCAACCTTGAACTTTGCTATTCAAAAAGCTAATTTATACGGCGAACTCGGCAATGTTGACTCAATGCTTTCTAATTATTTTGTACTGATCGAGAAACAACCCGAACGCAAAAATGCTGTAAAACGCTATCTCCAGAACTTCATCAAACAAAACCCTTCACCCGAAATTAATGAGAAGGTTAAGAATACAATATTACTTAAGATCCAGGAAACTAATGAGCCAGCTTTTTCGGAGCTGCTGCTATGGTATTTTACCGAGAAAAAGAAATACGACTCAGCATTTGTACAGGCAAAATCGTTATATAAAAGAAACTACAGCGATTTAAAAATTATTCAGTTTTTGGGAGAAGATGCATTAAAAGTCGGACAAAAAGGTACAGCAGAAAAATGTTTCAAATACGTAAGAACAGAAGATCAATCGGGTGAAAATTACTTTAAAGCAACAAAGTCTCTCCTCGAAATGCAGGAAGATAAGGCTAAGAACAAAATGAGCCATGACGAAATTATCACAGAATATCAGGAGGCTATAAAAAAAGAGCCCCTTAATTTCGAGCATTTTTCGCTAATACTAAGCTATGCCGAATTCATTGCCTTCGTTACAAATAATTCGGATAAAGCTCTTGAAATTCTTGAAAAGGAAACAACTCCTTATAAACAATACGATAATATTATTGCCTCAAAATACATACTCGAAGGAGATATTTACATGATAAAACAGGAATTTACAAAATCTTTCCTGGCATATCAGAAGGCAGAAACATGGACTAAAGACCAGTATGTTGCAGATGAGGCAAAATTTAAAGGGGTTAAAGTTGCCTTTTACAAAGGCGATTTTAAATGGGCTTTGGGTCAGGCAAAGGTTTTAAAAAAATCGGTTTCAAAATGGTATGCCAACGATTCGGCAGAGCTTCTGATCACTCTTCAAAACTCATATAGTTCTGATAGCAGCGATGTCCCCCTAAAGCTTTACGCCAAGGCCGACCTGTTGAAAATGCAGGGTCAAAACGACTCTTCATATGCCTATTACAACCAAATTATTCAAAGCTTCCCCAACCACTATCTGGTGCCAACGTCTCTATATGCCCAATCAGATATTCTGGAAAAAAGCATGGCTTACAACAGAAGTATTGAAACTCTGAAAACACTTTACAGTAAATTTCCCGACAATAATCTCGCCCCTTTTGCACTTTTGCGTTTAAGCGAAGTATATTTGCATAAGTTAAAAAACGAGGAGGAAGCAAAAGAGTGGCTCAGGGAACTGCTTTTAAAGTTTCCGGATAGCACACTTGCTGAGAATGCGAGAGAGCTATACGATGAGATTGAAAATTAA
- a CDS encoding DUF4286 family protein: MKKVLYNITYNVDESVLEEWLVWMQNEFIPKIVSTEYFEEAKMVRVLVEEEMGGVSFAVMYRSPSLETLEDFVVNHSQKFNKELSDKFGQKVLTFMTLLEEEFTI, from the coding sequence ATGAAAAAAGTACTATACAATATCACATACAATGTGGACGAGAGTGTACTTGAGGAATGGCTGGTGTGGATGCAGAACGAATTTATTCCGAAAATTGTGTCTACCGAATACTTCGAAGAAGCAAAAATGGTAAGGGTTTTGGTTGAAGAGGAAATGGGAGGTGTTTCATTTGCCGTTATGTACCGATCGCCAAGTCTTGAAACACTGGAAGACTTCGTTGTAAACCACAGTCAAAAATTCAATAAAGAATTAAGCGATAAATTTGGTCAGAAAGTCTTAACTTTTATGACATTATTAGAAGAGGAATTCACAATTTAG
- the rsmA gene encoding 16S rRNA (adenine(1518)-N(6)/adenine(1519)-N(6))-dimethyltransferase RsmA has protein sequence MSVRAKKHLGQHFLKDENIARKTAESITLEGYDNVLEIGPGMGVLTKYLIEKPINLKVVELDRESVEYLQAHYLKLSQNIISADFLKEDLKKYFGDEKFAIIGNFPYNISSQILFKALEYRDQVPEIAGMFQKELAERIASPHGNKTYGVISVLLQAFYDIEYLFTVHENVFNPPPKVKSAVIRLRRNKKESLGCDEKLFIKVVKQSFSTRRKTLRNCLKSMQPNQTVLDSDFMPKRAEQLSVEDFIELTKMME, from the coding sequence ATGAGCGTTAGAGCAAAAAAACATTTAGGACAGCATTTCCTGAAAGACGAAAATATTGCAAGAAAGACAGCCGAAAGTATTACTCTTGAAGGCTACGATAATGTATTGGAAATTGGTCCGGGAATGGGGGTGCTTACAAAGTACCTGATCGAGAAACCTATAAATTTAAAGGTTGTAGAACTCGACAGGGAATCTGTTGAATATCTTCAGGCTCATTACTTAAAGTTGAGTCAGAATATTATTTCGGCTGATTTTCTTAAAGAAGACCTAAAGAAATATTTCGGTGATGAGAAGTTCGCCATTATCGGGAATTTCCCTTACAACATCTCGAGTCAGATATTATTCAAGGCTTTAGAATACAGAGATCAGGTGCCCGAAATAGCGGGGATGTTCCAGAAGGAATTAGCCGAAAGGATTGCTTCGCCACACGGCAATAAAACTTATGGAGTAATTTCCGTACTTTTACAGGCGTTTTACGATATTGAATACTTATTTACGGTTCACGAAAATGTATTCAATCCGCCTCCAAAAGTAAAATCGGCGGTTATAAGATTACGAAGAAACAAAAAGGAAAGTTTGGGTTGCGATGAAAAACTTTTTATAAAAGTTGTAAAACAATCATTCAGTACCCGAAGAAAAACTCTTCGTAATTGTTTGAAATCGATGCAACCAAATCAAACTGTACTGGACTCTGATTTTATGCCAAAAAGAGCCGAACAACTAAGTGTTGAGGATTTTATTGAACTAACAAAAATGATGGAATAG